A stretch of DNA from Micromonospora sp. NBC_01813:
CCACCGATGTGGATGAATGGGCGGGACGAGCCGGTACAAGTCTGGCAACCGGTACGCGGGGTGCCACTCGGCACCCCGCATCCGGATCGGACGGCACCGGCCGCCTCGATCGTCACCAGCTCAGACGCCGGTCACCGAAGTGATCCAGCTCCGGCTGGCCGCGACCGAGGCATAGTTCTGATACGTCGAACCGTTGCCGGTCGAGCAGACGCCGACCTGCTGCCCGTTGTAGAACTGCGGACCACCGGAGTCACCCCGCCAGGCGACCCCGTTCACCCCGGTGCTGCGGATCGCCGGACCGGCGTAGGCGTCGGTCGCGTTGTTCGTCGTGGTCCGTACCGACGCGGTCTTCAGTTGCGGCGACGCGTCACAGGTGCTGCAGGTACGGCCCCACCCAAAGATCGTGTTCGTCGAACCGACCGGCGGATTGCTGGACGCCAGCGTGACGTAGGTGGTGGAGACCGACGAGCTCAGGTAGAGCAGGCCCAGGTCGTAGCGGCTCTGCGTGGCACTGACCGTACGGGTCGT
This window harbors:
- a CDS encoding S1 family peptidase, which produces MRIRLTMAVVATALVGAFVSPSAAVAAPQEIIGGSTVSSAPWAAAVFQNGSFACSGSIIAPRWVLTARHCLGGTMSVRVGSVYRSSGGTTRTVSATQSRYDLGLLYLSSSVSTTYVTLASSNPPVGSTNTIFGWGRTCSTCDASPQLKTASVRTTTNNATDAYAGPAIRSTGVNGVAWRGDSGGPQFYNGQQVGVCSTGNGSTYQNYASVAASRSWITSVTGV